GCTTTCTTCTCAACTCCAAGATGCTTTAAGGGTTATAGAATTCGAACCTTGGATATGGTTAGAGCAGGGCTCCATTGCTCCTTCAAAATGTCCAGGCAAATGCTTCCATTGCTATTTATATTTGGGTGGAATACCTTTGTTCTGAATGCTACCTACAAGATGCATACATGTAACAAAATCACACACATATAGAGAACTGGATACGATTGACTTCTCAATTGCTTACGCAGAAGTCATAGTTAGCATAGAATGAGATGCATAAACAGGAACCAAGAGGCGTTCACAAAAAGAAGGAAGCTCAAACTACTCAGCAAATACCAACAAATGGAATGTCATATAAACTCCAAAGGTTAAGTCACCAAACAAACAGAAGTAACTTAAAGTTAAATTTCATATTGTGCATGGAAGGGAGGGTTACCAGAGGCACAACCATTCAATCAGGGCAGTTTATATCTTCAACCTTTTTAtgtaaatatcatttatttcatatttagcTGACTTGAGCTTGGGTGATATACCCTCATTAATGCTAGAATTCCTTCATGGGCGATTAAAAAACAAGACCTGTTTTTTTCTGAAATCACATTAAAAGTCGAGATTTGATACACAAGCCTTTGATGCAAGAGCTGTATCATTTAACATAAACTTCACATCTTATCTCATTTTATGAGGACCTGGCATAGAATTGTATCATGTCTTTAGTTAGGTCCTATTAAACTGGCTCATGCTTATACTGTGAAATCAGGTTTCCATGCTTATAGTTCATCTAGCCCCCTCTGTTTCTGCTGctgatttaagaaaaataaaaaatttgacctATTGCAAATATTCACACACGAGATGCCTTAGTGTCAAAATGAATCAGCTTCTGATGAGAATAAATTCAATACTAATCCTTCTTCAATTTTGTTGCAAATTGAGTAAGAGATGATGGGGGGAAAGAAAAGAGGTGAGGGAGGAAACAAGGAGATAGTTATTCCACGACTGCATGACACCTTTTCTTATACAAAGGGGAAGCTGGAACCCGAGACATCTTGCAAGGTAGAGGGGGAAATCGGTGCCAATGAAGCATCAAGCATGATTGTGGGACACTAGGAATTCAAGTAATTCAAGTAATTAAGGAAAAAGCAGAGGGACAACGAAAGTAATTCAAGTTTACACGGATCAGCAATTTCAAGTATATTTTAAATGTGCATGAACTTTATTATGTAGACAAGTAAAGAACTTCTTCAGACGAAAAACATTATGCCTTGCACGTAGCAAGCAAAAACTTACCTTGGGAGGCTTAAATGGATAGTCTGGAGGAAAATGAATAGTAACTAGGAAAACACCACCAGCATAAGGGCTATCTGGAGGACCCATAATTGTTGCTTGCCAATGGAACATGTCTTCAGCAACAGGACCTTCAACATTCCCATAATTAAAgcaaacaaatcaacaaaaaagcataaagtgaaaataatcaatcaatttaGCTTTTAATTCTTCATACTCATACACCttgaaaaagcaaatcaaacatATAATATGTATCTTCATGTTTTACCCTGCGGTTTTcaaccataattattaaaaatcaaccaaatttcAACATTATTTTTGGCTTTCCCTTAAAAGCATCGATTTTAGCCTTAAATACTTAAGCTTATCGGTCAGAATTAATCATCGCCAATATTATTCAATTGCACGCATGCTTGGACTATCAACAAAATCATCATCGTCAtaaattccagaaaaaaaaaatatatatacaaaaaactaACACGCAACGAAGAGATCAGATCAACCAAAAcgctaaaaaacacaaaataaagaaaaatatatagatgcGAAAAAAGTTGAAATACCGGCGCTGCATGAAGTAGGAGGGTCCTTTTGTAAATCTTTCAATTCCTTCAAGATCCGTTTCGATgccatctcttcttcttcttcttcacctgcaaaaacctacaaaaaaaaaaaacaacacaattcatcaccatcatcatcaacaacaaatgAAATCTCTCAACTCAAGATCGATCCTCTCTAAACCACCATCATCAccataagattaaaaaaaaaaaaattgaatagagGCGCACCGGATTGATCCTCCTTCTGGAAAACaacggttttttttaaaaataatttatgagattTGGTTGTTCAGAGGAAAAATAGagatagagagaagaaaatgaaagaatgaaATTTAAGGATTCTGCAGGGTAGAggcctttatattaatttgtggaccgtccttttttttattcttaatattaattaataaataaggtGCGTGTACATTGTGATCGTACTGTGTAAAGGCgtagtaatgattatttttaaaaatatatttttatttgaaaatatattaaaaatatatttttattatttgaaaaaattattttttttaatattagcctattaaaatatttaaaaataatttaaaataaaaaatttaaaattcaggaaaaaactatttgaaacaCCCAAACCGCGGATGGGGATGGTCCCATGCTACTATTGTACTTCGCGTTCTTTATACGTTACCTTGCCCTCTATTCTTCGCCGAAAGTAGCCGCCGAATATAATCttgcctttttgtttttgttttttttattgttattacatgTTGGTCCTCTTAATatgatgaatattttaaattggtCATCCAACTAAAGATTCTTTGCAAATGTACCACCAAGATTGCAAGAAATCAATATTCAAGTTTCCTATTAATAAGAATTAgcatttttttctactttaaattttttttttatctctaccTTTTGATTTACTTTAAAAGAAatctcaaatgtttttttaaagagtaaTTTACCTCATTTTTTCAAATGGGTATCTCTATCTTGCCAATAAAAGAAAGGTTATGAAAATTTTACTAGTCTTTTCTAAATGGAACTCTATT
The sequence above is drawn from the Populus alba chromosome 15, ASM523922v2, whole genome shotgun sequence genome and encodes:
- the LOC118057208 gene encoding ubiquitin-conjugating enzyme E2 10 yields the protein MASKRILKELKDLQKDPPTSCSAGPVAEDMFHWQATIMGPPDSPYAGGVFLVTIHFPPDYPFKPPKVAFRTKVFHPNINSNGSICLDILKEQWSPALTISKVLLSICSLLTDPNPDDPLVPEIAHMYKTDRNKYETTARSWTQKYAMG